The window CAGCAGCTCGCCGAGCCGGAGCGCGGTGAGCGGCGTCTGCTCGGCGGGCTTGAGCACAACAGTGTTGCCGGCGGTGATCGACGGGACGATCTTGAAGGCCGCCATCGTGAGCGGGAAGTTCCACGGCACGATGCCGGCGACGACGCCGATGGCCTCGCGCCGGGTGTAGGCGTGGAAGTCGCGGCCGGGCACCGACATCGGGATCGTCGTGCCCTCCATCTTGGTGGCCCAGCCCGCGAAGTAGCGGAACAGCTCGGCGGCCACGCCGACGTCGCCCCGGGCGGACGCGAGGCTCTTTCCGTTGTCCAGCGACTCGAGCTGCGCGAACTCCTCGGTGCGCTCGTCAATCATGTCGCCGATGCGCCACAGCAGGTGCGAACGGTCACGCGGGGTCATCTTGGACCACGGGCCGGTCTCGAAAGCGTTCCGGGCGGCCACGACCGCCCGGTCGGCGTCGACCGCAGAGCCCTGGGCGACCTGGACGAGGACCTCCTCGGTCGCTGGATTAACCGTGGCAAAGGTCTGGCCGTCCTTGGAGTCGACCCACTCGCCGTCGATCAGCAGCTGCTTGGGAGAGGAGAGGAACGAGGAGACGGCGGGCAGGAGCTGGGGATTCTCGGACATGGGAACCTTCCGTGGGTTCGGAGCTTCGGGATGTGGGGTGGGCTGTGGTGGGCAGGCGCCGCTGCTACTTGATGATCAGCACCTTCGATCGGTCAAGGGTGAGCGCGACGGCGGCGACGATGATCGCGCCGTAGAGGATCTGCTCCCAGGCCGACGGGACGCCGACGATCGGCAGCCCCACCCGGAGCAGCGTCACCACGAGCGCCCCGGCGAGGCTGCGCCACAGCGAGCCGTGACCGCCGGTGATGGCGGTGCCGCCCACCACTATGGCCGCCACCGCCGGCAGCAGCAGGTTGTCGGCCATGGTCGGGCTGCCGCTGAAGTTCCGGGAGACGAGCATGACCGCGGCCAGGCCGGCGCAGGCGCCGGAGACGGTGAAGGCCGCGACCTTGACCAGGTCGACCGGCGAGCCCGCCAGCCGGGCCGCCGACTCCGAGTAGCCGGTGGCGCGGATCCAGGTGCCGAGCGGGGTGAGCCTCAGGACCAGGGAAATGACGGCGACGACAACCAGGGCGACGACAAACGCCATCGGCACCACACCGCCGACGTAGAGCGTGAGCCAGTTCGTGGCCTCCCGGTCGGCCACCGGGATCGGGCCGGCCTCAGAGATCACCAGGGCGACCGCGGCGAAGATGCTCATCCCGCCGAGAGTGACGATGAACGACGGGATGCGGAGCATGACGTGGGCGACGCCCTGCAGCGTCCCGATCGCACCGGTGGCCGCGATGATCGCGAGGGTGGTGAGCCCGCCCAGGTCGGGCAGCCACAGCGCGAAGAAGACCGTGGCCAGCGAGCAGAGCGCGGCGATCGACAGGTCGATGCCACCGCACAGGACCACCAGGGTGGCGCCGGCCGCGAGCACCACGAGCGGCGCCGAGGTGCGGACCGCGGCCGTGAGGCTGCTCTGGGTCAGGAAGCTGGGGTCGGCGATGGTCAGCGCCGCGAGGAGCACAACGAGCGCGATGACCGGCATGAACGACGTGAGTCGCTGGCCCGTGGTGGGGCGGGCCTTGGCTGCGAGCTCGGCGGCCGGCTCGGCGGCCGGCTCGGGGCCGGCTTGGCGATGGCGGGTGCGGACATGTTCAGACCATCTCCTTGACGAGGTCGAGCGGAGTCGGCTTGCCGCCGGCGGGGGCGGCGACCTCGGTGGTCGCACGGCCGTCGCTCATCACGATGATCCGGTCGGACATGCCGATCGCCTCCTCCAGGCTGTCGGCCAGCAGCACCGTGGCCACGCCGCTGCCCGCAAGCTCACGCATCAGGCGGTACACCTCCGAGCGCGCCCCGATGTCGAGGCCGCGGGTCGGGTGGTCGAGCAGCAGCAGCCGGACGTCGCCGGCCACGAGCCAGCGGGCCAGGACCACCTTCTGCTGGTTGCCGCCCGACAGGCGCTGGATCGCAGTGCCCCGGTGCGGGGTGCGGATCGAGAGCCGCTCGATCCACTTGTCCACCAGCGTCGCCTGCTTGCGCGGCCGGACCAGGGGGCCGGTAGTCCGGGACTGCTGCTTGGCGAGCGTCATGTTGTCGGCGACCGACATCGGACCGACCATGCCCTCGGTCTTGCGCTCGGCCGGGACGTAGCCGACGCCGGCGGCGCACGCCGCGCGGGTGCCGGACAGGTCGAGCTTCTGGCCGTCGAGCAGCACCTCGCCGGCGGTGGTGGGCTCGGCACCGAAGAGCGCCCGGCACACGTCCTCGCGGCCGGAGCCGTGCACTCCGACGATGCCGACTATCTCGCCGGCGTGCACGTCCAGGTCGACGCCGCGGAAGGTCTTGCCGGACAGGCCGCGCACCACGAGGCGGGGCTCACGGGGTTCGTCGGACTGCTCGTCGGAGCGCTCGCCGGACCGCTCGCCGGACCGCTCGCCTGCCCCGCCGTGGTAGTGGTCGTCGGACCCGGTCGAGCCGATCATCATCCGGTGCAGCTCGGCGGGAGCAGCGCCCGCGGCGGGCACCTCGCCCACCGACTGGCCACCACGCAGCACGGCTACCCGGTCGCAGACGTCGAGCACCTCGTCGAGCCGGTGCGAGACAAAAACGACGGACGCGAACTCGCGGAGCCGACGCACCTGGGTGAAGAGGGTCTCGATCTCCTTCGACTCCAGCACCGAGGTGGGCTCGTCGAGGATGATCACCGGCGGGTGGGACGTGCGCTCCTCGATGCGCAGCACCTTGGCGATCTCGACCATCTGCCGGTCGGCGAAGGTCAGAGTGTCGGTGCGGGCGAGCGGATCGATGTGCGACCCGATCTTGTCGAGCTGCTCCTGCGCGAGCCTGCGCATCGTCTTCCAGCGGTAGATGCCGCGGCGCACGCCCGGGCCCTCGCTGCCGAGCACTATGTTCTCGGCGGCGGTGAGGTTGGGCACGAGCGACTGCTCCTGGAACACCATGCCGATGCCGTGGTCGGCGGCCTCCACGATGCTCCGCAGACGGACCTTCTCGCCGCGCACCCAGATCTCGCCGGCGTCCGGCTTGACCAGCCCGACGAGCGCCTTGAGCAGCGTGGACTTGCCGGCGCCGTTCTCGCCGGCCAGGCCCAGCACCTCGTTCTGGTGCACAACAAGGTCGACGCCGTCGAGCGCCTTGACGCCCGGGTAGCTCTTGACCAGGCCGCGCACCTCGAGCGCAGGCACGGGTGCGGGCACCCGGGACTCGGGCTGGGTCTGCAGGTTGGTGGTCATTTGGTCACCTGGTTCCTACGACGCTGTGGGAGGACGGCGGCCGCGACCGCCGCGACGACGATGAGGCCCTGGACCCCGCCCTGCCAGTAAGGGCTCACCCCGACCTGGACGAGCCCGTTGGTCAGGACCGTCACCAGCAGCACCCCGACCGTGGAGTGCAGGATGCCGCCGCGGCCACCGATGAGCAGCGTGCCACCGACCACGGCGGCCGTGATGGCGGAGAAGTCGTAGCCCCGGCCCGCCTGGACGAGGCCGGCGCCGAGCTGGCTGGTCACCATGACGCCGGCCAGACCGTAGAACGCGCCGGCCATCGTGAAGACCGCCACCTTGTAGGGCGCCACCCGCACCCCGGAGAGCGCAAGCACCTCCTCGGCGCCGCCGATCGCGAAGGCGTACCTGCCCAGGCGCGAGTAGCGCTGGATCAGAGCGCCCAGGAGCACGCAGGCCAGCGCGATCCACGTCAGGTGCGCCAGGCCACCGAACCGCTCGACCGCCCAGCCCTGCAGCATCGGGTCGGAGACATTGGGCTGCACGCCGGCGAACATGAGCGTGGCCACGCCAAGTCCCACCGCGGAGATGCCGAGGGTGGTCATGAACGACGGCACCTTCAGCACGACCAGGGCGATCCCGCTGAGACAGCCGAGCGCGGCCGCGAGGAGCACGGCGACGGCGACCCCGAGCAGCCCGAGGTCGTTGTCGTTGCGGTTGTTGGCGACCAGGAGGGCGACGGTGATGGCCGACGCCCCCATGATCCCCGGGGCGGAGAGGTCGATCGACCCCATCATCAGCACAAAGCTGATGCCGCAGGTCACCACGGCGAGGACCGCCGCGGCGTCCGCGATGTTCTGCACGTTGGAGAGCGTCCGGAAGCCGGGGCTGACGGCCGCGAAGACTCCGAAGATGACGACCAGGGCGATCGGCGGACCCGCGTCCGTGAGCGACACCCCCCGCCGAGGCCGGGGGCGTTGCGTCTGCACGACGTCGGTGTCGGCTTCTGTGCCAGCCTCAGTGGGGGATGTCATGGTCACGAAAGGGTGCCCTGCGAACGGCTGAAGAGGTTGTCGCAGGCGAAGTCGGCCTCGCTGGTCTCCGGGCTGGCGAAGTCGGCCACGTTGTCCTGGTCGATGAGGAACTGCTCGGCGAACCAGGCGCGGTCCTCGTGGGCGATGTCCTCGGCGGAGAGCTCACCGGTGGCCACGCAGTAGCCGATGGCCAGGCCGATGCCGCCCTGCCACGGGCCGTCGCTGGAGACGGTCGCCGTCATGGTGCCGTCCTCGATAGCCGTGAGCGCGTCCGGGACTGCGTCGATGCCGACCACCGCCACGTCGTCACGACCCGCCTGCTGGAGCGCCTCGAGCGCGCCGAGCGCCATGTCGTCGTTGGCGGCCCAGATGCCCTTGACGTCGTCGCCGTGCTTGGTGAGCAGCGTCTTGGTCACCTCCAGGGCCTCCGCGCGGGAGAAGTTGGCGGTCTGGTCGTCGAGCAGCTCGACGTCCGGGTTGGCCGCCAGCGACTCCTCGAGCCCGGTGAAACGGTCCTTGGCGGCAGCAGTGTCCAGGACACCCTGCAGAGCGATGACGCCGCCCGAGCCGCCGATCGCCTCGGCGAGCGCATCCCCGATCTGCTTGCCGGATTCCACGCCGTCGTAGGTGATGTGGGAGAGCCAGGAGCCGTAGTCGGTGACGTTGAGGTCGGCCGGCTTGTTCCACTGGGTGACGAGGTAGGCGCCCGCCTCCTCGGCGCCCTCGACGATGGGCGGGGTGTCGGAGTCGCCGTTGGGCAGGATGTTCATCACCAGGCACTCGGTGTCGCCGGCGAGCAGCTGGCTGATCTGCTCCTGCTGCCGCGTCGAGTCGCCGTCGTAGGTGAGCCGCTCCTGGGTGAGGCCGACCTGCTCGGCGAAGGCGTCGCCGCCGTCGAGCCAGGAGGCCTCGTAGGGGTTGGACTCGTTGCGGACCTGGCCCACCAGGGTGACGTCCGAGGGTTCGCACGCGCCGGCCGCGGCGGCGTCGTCGCCTCCGGCGGCCGTCTCGGTGCAGCCCGTGAGGGTGGCGGCGGCCAGGGCGACGCCGAGGACGGTGGCCGTGTATCGAGAGGCAGAGTGGCGAGCGGCGGTGTTTCGAGAGGTGAACTTCATTGTCTTCCTCGATCTCGTTCGATGCCGGTGTCCGGCGGACTGGTTGTAGGAGGAGCGGGTCAGCGGGCCATCCAGCCTCCGTCGACGGCCAGGATGTGCCCGTTGACGTAGTCGGCGGCGGAGGAGCTGAGGAAAACTGCAGCTCCGGCGATGTCCTCGGCGGTGCCCCAGCGGCCGGCCGGGATGCGTTCGAGGATGGAGCGCGAGCGGTCCGCGTCGGCGCGGAGCGCGGTGGTGTTGTCGGTGACCATGTAGCCCGGCGCGATGGCGTTGACCTGGACGCCGTGCGGCCCCCACTCGTTGGCCAGGGCCTTGGTCACGCCGGCGACGCCGTGCTTGCTCGCCGCGTACGAGACCACGCGCACGCCGCCCTGGAAGGACAGCAGGCTGGCGATGTTGACGATCTTGCCGTGGCCTCGTTCGACCATCGGCCGCCCGAGCTGCTGGGTGAGGAGGAAGAGGCCGTTGAGGTTGACGTCGAGCACCCGCTGCCAGGAGTCGCGGCTGACGGCGACGGAGTCCTCGCGGTCGATGATCCCGGCGTTGTTGACCACGATGTCGACCTGACGCGAGCCGGTCAGCTCGGCGCTGACCCGCTCGACCGCGTCGAGGTCGCTCACGTCGAGGTCGACGACGTCGGCCTCGACCCCGAGCTCGGCGGCCAGGTCGCGGGTGGCGTCCTGGTTGCCCGGCCGGCCGAGCAGCACGACGTCCGCCCCTGATCGGGCGAGGCCGAGCGCGATCGCCTGGCCGAGGCCGCGCCCCGCACCGGTCACCACCGCGCACCTGCCGTGCAGGTCGAAGGGTGAACGGGCCGGATAGGTGGTCACAGGTCCTCCAGCGCCACGGGGCTCAGGTCGGTGTAGGCGTTGTTCTCACCGGCCATCGCCCAGATGAAGGCGTACGAACCGGTGCCGGCCCCGGAGTGGATCGACCACGGCGGGGAGATGACGGCCTCGCGGTTCCGGAGCACGAGGTGGCGGGTGGCGCCGGGCTGGCCCAGGAAGTGGAAGACGCGGTCCTGCTCGTCGAGGTCGATGTAGCAGTAGATCTCGGTGCGCCGGTTGTGCAGGTGCGGCGGGAAGGTGTTCCAGACGGAACCCCTGGACACGACGGTCACGCCGAACTGGAGCACGGAGGTCTCCAGCTCCTCGCCCCAGGCGTAGCGGAAGAGGTTGCGCTCGTTGGCCGCCTCGGGCGAACCGAGCGCTACCGGCACCACCTCGCTGTGGCTGAGCGCTCGGGTCGGGTAGGTCGCGTGGGCCGGGGCGGAAACGAAGTAGAAGGCCGCCTCCGCGCCGACGAAGGACACCTCGCTCCCCCGGCCGACGAACAGGCCGTCGAGGTGCTCGAGCTCGAACTTCTCGCCGTCGACGACGACGTGGCCGGCGGCGCCGACGTTGATGACACCGAGCTCGCGGCCCTCGAGGTGGGTCTCGGTGCCCAGCACGTCGGCCCAGGCCGGCAGGCCGACCTGGCCGGTGCCGGGAACCGCCCCGCCGATCACCATCCGGTCGTCGTGCGTGTAGGTGCCCCGGACCTCGCCGCTCACGAAGAGGTCGCTGACGAGGAAGTTCTCCCGCAGGTCCGCAGTAGTGGCCGTCTCCGCACTGGACGGAGATGTCGAGTATCGAACCTGGATCACTAGGTCGCCCCTCGTTCTGTGAGCTCGTCTGTGAGCTCGCTTGGTGAGCTCGTCTCTGAACTCATTTTGTGAACTGCGTTCGTCTATGTGAACTTGACCGACGATAGACGTGATCCAGCTCACGGGTCAAGGGGCCGAAACCTGTCCATGTATGCGAACTCAAGGTAGGCTCGGATTCACCCCGGGGGCGGTTCCGGTGCTCTGTAGAAGGACCAGGTGCCCCGCAGAAGGACCGGCAGAAGGACCAGAGGAGAGCGTTCATGCAGCTTCAGAAGGAGCTCCAGCGGGAGACGAACGGCGCCGGCGACGCCGGACCGGTCAAGTCCGCGGCCCGTGCCCTGGACCTGCTGGACAACATCGCGGCCAACGGCCCCGGCACCCAGCTGCAGCTCTCGACGCGCCTGAACATCCCCAAGAGCAGCCTCCACGCGCTGCTGCGGACCATGACCGATCGGGGCTGGCTGCAGACCGACCCCACCGGGACCGTCTACCAGCTCGGCATCCACTCGCTGGTCGTGAGCTCGGCCTACCTCGACGGCGACCCGGCACTGGCCCGGGCCCGCGCCGTGCTCGACGAGGTGGCCGCGGCCACCGAGGAGACGGTCCACATCGGCCGGCTCGACGGCGCCGACGTCATCTACACCGCCAAGCGTGAGTCGGTGCACCCGCTGCGCATGCACTCCGCCGTCGGGCGACGGCTCCCGGCGTACGCCACCTCCCTGGGGCGCGCCCTGCTCGCCGAGATGCCGGTCGAGGCCCGGCGCGACCTGGTGCCGGAGTCGATCACCGCGATCACCCCGCACACCACCACCGACAAGGAGGCAGTGCTCGAGATCATCGACCGCGCCGCCTACCAGGGCTATGCCACCGAGAGCGAGGAGTCGTGCATGGGTGTGCGCTGCTTCGGCGTCGCGCTCCCGCTGAGCCACGACTCCGTGGACGCCATGAGCGTCGCCGTGCCGATCAGCCGGCTCGGCGACGGGCGCGAAGATCTCATCATCGAGACCCTGCTCAGCGTGAAGTCACGACTGGCGGCCATGCAGGGGAACAGCCTGGTGCGCTGAGCTCGCGCGCGGCTCCGGTCGTCAGGATCTTGACGCTCCACTTCCGAACACGGGTCTGCTAGGTTATCTGCATGCGCACACAGTTAGATCGCACGACCGCACCAAGCGTGAGTGAGGCCTGGTCGCGCGTGACCGCTTTCGCCTCTGCGGTCGACGCGAGCCTCGACAAGTGGCTCGCGGACTCGTACCGGATCGGGCTCACCGAGTACCGCGCACTCGGCCACCTGAGCCTGGCGTCGGACAAGGAGCTTCGCGTCAGCGACCTTGCTCAGCAGGTCGGCCTGAACCCCAGCTCGACGACGCGCCTGGTGAGTCGCCTTGAGGCGAAGGGGCTCGCACGTCGCGATGTCTGCTCCGACGACGGCCGAGGCGTCTACGCCGTCATCGAAGACCATGGGGAAGAGGTGCTGCGCGAGGTCCGCGCACCGTACGAGGCCCAGCTGCAGAGCCTCCTCGACACGGTCGACACCCATCTACCCTCGGCGAACGCGAGCCCGATCGCGCCGGCCATGTCCGAGGTCCAGGCGTTCATCGCACGTTGACGCCCCCCCGGGGCACCCGGGGTATCCGCCGTCCTCGCCGGCGAACCCGATGCGAGTAGTTGCATGTACAGGCACTGACATGTCCACCCCTTCCGAGTTCATCACTTCCGAGAGGAAAACCATCGTGAGCTGGATCTATCTCGCCATAGCCGTCGTCTTCGAGGTCGCCGTCGGCTTCACCGCCGGAAAGGCCGCTGGATTCACCAGGCCTTGGTGGACGGTCGCCACCCTCCTCAGCGGAGGAGTCGCCACCTACTTCCTCAGCCTCGCCCTGCTGACATTCGACGTCGGGGTGGGGTACGCGATCTGGACCGCCACCGCAGGCGTAGGGATCGTCGTCGTTGGGGCGCTCTTCTTCTCGCAGTCCCTGACCTGGAGAAAGCTCGTTGGCATCGGAGCGGTCATCGCCGGCGTCGTCGGCCTCAACCTCGCCGGAACCGTCTGAGCACGCCCCGCCCTTCTCCCTCACCCGCCCCCACCCGCCGGAAGGACATCCATGACCACCCCGCAGAATTCCGTACCAGCAACCACAGGCGCGACAACGACCCGCTCGAAGTCGGGTGCCTGGCTCGCGCTGCTCCTCGCGGGCGCGTTCGAGGTCGGCTACGCCCTCAGCGTCAATGGCAGCGAAGGCTTCACCAGGCTCACCTGGTCGATCGCGGCCCTCGTCTTCTTCCTGTTCACGCTGTTCTTCCTGAGCGTGGCGCTGAAGCGGATCGACGTCAGCATCGGTTACGCCGTCTGGGCCGGGATCGGCGCCGTCGGAGCGGCTCTCCTCGGTCCCGTCTTCTTCGACGAGACCCTGAATCTCGCCAAGGGATTCTGGCTCGCGGTGATCATCGGAGGCGTCGTCTGGCTCAAGCTCGCCGACGGCCCGAGGCCCGCTCCCGTTCAGAGCTGATCGTCAACCCCCGTTCGGCTCCGCGTCACCCTGGCGCCAGCAAGCGCCGCCACGATGCCACCGTGGAAAACAAGCTCTCCCGCAGGTCCCTGCTCCAGGCAGCCGCGTCCGTCCCGATCCTGTCAGCCGCCTCCGCTGCTGTCGGGGCGACGTCGGCGGCTGCAACGTCGGCGGCTGCGATGCCGGCGCCCGCGATCCCGTCGGCTGCGACGAGCGGCGGCCGCCCCGACACGGCCGCCGCTCGCTTCACGATCGCCGTCCTGCCCGACACCCAGTACCTCCTGGACGACGGCGGATCCGACGCCGAGCCGGTGCGCGCGACGCTGCGCCACCTGGTGCGCGAGCGGGCGCAGGACAACATCGTCTTCATGGCCCACCTCGGCGACGTGACCGAGCACGGCACGGCTACCGAGATGCGGGAGGCGAGCCGCGCGTTCGACGCCGCCGGCCCGCTGCCGTACAGCGTGCTGGGCGGCAACCACGACGTCTCCGGCGACGACCAGCGGGGTGACACGCCCTACCTGCGCACCTTCGGGCCGCAGCGGTTCGCCCGGATGGCGACCTATCGCGGCTCATCCCCCGACGGCTACAACAGCTACCACGTGGTCACCGGCGGCGGGCTGGACTGGCTGATCCTGGCGCTGGACTGGCGGGTGTCCGACGCCGGGCTCGCGTGGACGCAGGGTGTGCTGGACGAGCACGCCGCGCTGCCGGCGATCCTGACGACCCACGACCTCGTCTGGGCCAAGGACGACGGCGCGGCCCACCTGTCCGACAACGGGCAGCGCCTCTGGGACCGCCTGATCAAGGGCAACGACCAGATCTTCCTCGCGCTCGGCGGACACTACTGGCCGTCCGGCCGCACAACGCTGACCAACGACGCCGGCCACCCCGTGCACCTGCACATCACCAACTACCAGGATCGTTATTACGGCGGCGCGGGCATGGTGCGGTACTACGGGTTCGACCTGGCCCGCGGCGTGATCGACGTCGAGACGTTCTCGCCGTGGCTGCTGGCAAAGGACGACCGCACGGCGCTGGAGGCGGAGCACGTCGAGCTCAGCGGGGACGTCGACCGGTTCACCGTCGAGATCAACTTCGCCGAGCGGTTCGCCGCGTTCGCACCGCCGCTCCAGCCGGCGCCGCGTCCGCCGTCGGCGGTCATGCCGCGCGGCACCGTCGCGTACTGGCGGTTCGACGACGCAGGGTTCGACACGGCAGGGCTGGCCATGGCGGGGACCGACGGCGCCCCTGTGGCGCCGGGCACGATCGCCCGCGACCTGACCGGCAACGGGAACGACCTCACCTCCGAGCTCTTGCACGCGAGCGCCGCGGAGGCGCTGACCTGGTCGGCCGAGCACCATGACGCCCAGCCGGCCCATGCGAGCCTGAGGTTCGACGGCGGCCAGGGACCCGACCGCGGTGCCGTGCTGCGGACCGGCCCCGACTCGCCGATCAACAGCGCGAAGTTCGAGTCCGGCTACACGATCGAGACGTTCCTCAAGCTGCCCGAGCCGTTTGCGGGCGACCACGCCTGGATGGGCATCCTCAGCTGGGAGGGTCGCGCGGGCGAGGCCGGCAAGCACAGCGGCTGGTCCGACGACGAGCCGACGTGCAGCCTGAACCTGTCGGGCGAGCGGTTCCTGCAGTTCGTCGTCTACCCCGTGCCGGTCGACGCCGACCCCACGTCCTGGAGCCACGCGATCCCGGTCGGCCGCTGGATGCACGTCGCGCTCGTCAACGACGGCCGGCACACGGTGATGTACGTCGACGGCTCGAAGATCGTGCGCAACGCAGCCGAGGAGTCACGAGGCATCTCCACGCTCGGTAAGCCGTTCACGATCGGCGGCACCCAGTACGCCGAGCAGTACGGGCAGGGGTTCTACGGCTGGATCGGCGACACCCGGATCGTCTCCCGCGCCCTGCGGCCCAACCAGTTCCTCACGGCTGGGAGCCGCTGAGTCGCAGTGGACCTACCGCGCGCTCACGCGGCAGGCGGAGGTTCGTCGCCGGCGGGCGCGTTCCCGGCAGGCCGGCTGCGCCGTCCGACGACGAAGCCGATCGCACCGCCGATGAGAAGTGTGCCGGCGCCCGCGAGCAGCGCTGCGGTGCCGAGCGAATAGGCGCCGGCCGGAACGTAGGTCGTTTCTGACAGTGGCGCGTACGCGAACCAGCCATAGGACGTCGAACGGCTCTCGACCCAGGCGGCGGCGCCCAGCAGCACGAGGCCGATGACGAAGAGCGCCACAAGGACGACGCGTACGGCGCGTGCCGGACCGGGTACCGAGGGCGCTGTCATGTCGACCATTGTCCCGGGAGCGCGGCACCGGCGGCAACCGACGCCGTCTCCGCTGAGTCGCCTACCCAGAGACGTCTACCCAGAGACGTCTACCCAGCCTGGCGTGCAAGCGCTGACCGGCGGAGGACACATGCCGGGTAGACGCCGCGAGCGACGCGGCACATGCCCGAGGAGCCAAGATGCGACGG is drawn from Promicromonospora sp. Populi and contains these coding sequences:
- a CDS encoding multidrug efflux SMR transporter encodes the protein MTTPQNSVPATTGATTTRSKSGAWLALLLAGAFEVGYALSVNGSEGFTRLTWSIAALVFFLFTLFFLSVALKRIDVSIGYAVWAGIGAVGAALLGPVFFDETLNLAKGFWLAVIIGGVVWLKLADGPRPAPVQS
- a CDS encoding sugar ABC transporter ATP-binding protein, which produces MTTNLQTQPESRVPAPVPALEVRGLVKSYPGVKALDGVDLVVHQNEVLGLAGENGAGKSTLLKALVGLVKPDAGEIWVRGEKVRLRSIVEAADHGIGMVFQEQSLVPNLTAAENIVLGSEGPGVRRGIYRWKTMRRLAQEQLDKIGSHIDPLARTDTLTFADRQMVEIAKVLRIEERTSHPPVIILDEPTSVLESKEIETLFTQVRRLREFASVVFVSHRLDEVLDVCDRVAVLRGGQSVGEVPAAGAAPAELHRMMIGSTGSDDHYHGGAGERSGERSGERSDEQSDEPREPRLVVRGLSGKTFRGVDLDVHAGEIVGIVGVHGSGREDVCRALFGAEPTTAGEVLLDGQKLDLSGTRAACAAGVGYVPAERKTEGMVGPMSVADNMTLAKQQSRTTGPLVRPRKQATLVDKWIERLSIRTPHRGTAIQRLSGGNQQKVVLARWLVAGDVRLLLLDHPTRGLDIGARSEVYRLMRELAGSGVATVLLADSLEEAIGMSDRIIVMSDGRATTEVAAPAGGKPTPLDLVKEMV
- a CDS encoding ABC transporter permease, with the protein product MPVIALVVLLAALTIADPSFLTQSSLTAAVRTSAPLVVLAAGATLVVLCGGIDLSIAALCSLATVFFALWLPDLGGLTTLAIIAATGAIGTLQGVAHVMLRIPSFIVTLGGMSIFAAVALVISEAGPIPVADREATNWLTLYVGGVVPMAFVVALVVVAVISLVLRLTPLGTWIRATGYSESAARLAGSPVDLVKVAAFTVSGACAGLAAVMLVSRNFSGSPTMADNLLLPAVAAIVVGGTAITGGHGSLWRSLAGALVVTLLRVGLPIVGVPSAWEQILYGAIIVAAVALTLDRSKVLIIK
- the kduI gene encoding 5-dehydro-4-deoxy-D-glucuronate isomerase, which translates into the protein MIQVRYSTSPSSAETATTADLRENFLVSDLFVSGEVRGTYTHDDRMVIGGAVPGTGQVGLPAWADVLGTETHLEGRELGVINVGAAGHVVVDGEKFELEHLDGLFVGRGSEVSFVGAEAAFYFVSAPAHATYPTRALSHSEVVPVALGSPEAANERNLFRYAWGEELETSVLQFGVTVVSRGSVWNTFPPHLHNRRTEIYCYIDLDEQDRVFHFLGQPGATRHLVLRNREAVISPPWSIHSGAGTGSYAFIWAMAGENNAYTDLSPVALEDL
- a CDS encoding MarR family winged helix-turn-helix transcriptional regulator; protein product: MRTQLDRTTAPSVSEAWSRVTAFASAVDASLDKWLADSYRIGLTEYRALGHLSLASDKELRVSDLAQQVGLNPSSTTRLVSRLEAKGLARRDVCSDDGRGVYAVIEDHGEEVLREVRAPYEAQLQSLLDTVDTHLPSANASPIAPAMSEVQAFIAR
- a CDS encoding ABC transporter permease, with translation MTSPTEAGTEADTDVVQTQRPRPRRGVSLTDAGPPIALVVIFGVFAAVSPGFRTLSNVQNIADAAAVLAVVTCGISFVLMMGSIDLSAPGIMGASAITVALLVANNRNDNDLGLLGVAVAVLLAAALGCLSGIALVVLKVPSFMTTLGISAVGLGVATLMFAGVQPNVSDPMLQGWAVERFGGLAHLTWIALACVLLGALIQRYSRLGRYAFAIGGAEEVLALSGVRVAPYKVAVFTMAGAFYGLAGVMVTSQLGAGLVQAGRGYDFSAITAAVVGGTLLIGGRGGILHSTVGVLLVTVLTNGLVQVGVSPYWQGGVQGLIVVAAVAAAVLPQRRRNQVTK
- a CDS encoding multidrug efflux SMR transporter, producing MSTPSEFITSERKTIVSWIYLAIAVVFEVAVGFTAGKAAGFTRPWWTVATLLSGGVATYFLSLALLTFDVGVGYAIWTATAGVGIVVVGALFFSQSLTWRKLVGIGAVIAGVVGLNLAGTV
- a CDS encoding sugar ABC transporter substrate-binding protein; translation: MKFTSRNTAARHSASRYTATVLGVALAAATLTGCTETAAGGDDAAAAGACEPSDVTLVGQVRNESNPYEASWLDGGDAFAEQVGLTQERLTYDGDSTRQQEQISQLLAGDTECLVMNILPNGDSDTPPIVEGAEEAGAYLVTQWNKPADLNVTDYGSWLSHITYDGVESGKQIGDALAEAIGGSGGVIALQGVLDTAAAKDRFTGLEESLAANPDVELLDDQTANFSRAEALEVTKTLLTKHGDDVKGIWAANDDMALGALEALQQAGRDDVAVVGIDAVPDALTAIEDGTMTATVSSDGPWQGGIGLAIGYCVATGELSAEDIAHEDRAWFAEQFLIDQDNVADFASPETSEADFACDNLFSRSQGTLS
- the kduD gene encoding 2-dehydro-3-deoxy-D-gluconate 5-dehydrogenase KduD, which gives rise to MTTYPARSPFDLHGRCAVVTGAGRGLGQAIALGLARSGADVVLLGRPGNQDATRDLAAELGVEADVVDLDVSDLDAVERVSAELTGSRQVDIVVNNAGIIDREDSVAVSRDSWQRVLDVNLNGLFLLTQQLGRPMVERGHGKIVNIASLLSFQGGVRVVSYAASKHGVAGVTKALANEWGPHGVQVNAIAPGYMVTDNTTALRADADRSRSILERIPAGRWGTAEDIAGAAVFLSSSAADYVNGHILAVDGGWMAR
- a CDS encoding IclR family transcriptional regulator; amino-acid sequence: MQLQKELQRETNGAGDAGPVKSAARALDLLDNIAANGPGTQLQLSTRLNIPKSSLHALLRTMTDRGWLQTDPTGTVYQLGIHSLVVSSAYLDGDPALARARAVLDEVAAATEETVHIGRLDGADVIYTAKRESVHPLRMHSAVGRRLPAYATSLGRALLAEMPVEARRDLVPESITAITPHTTTDKEAVLEIIDRAAYQGYATESEESCMGVRCFGVALPLSHDSVDAMSVAVPISRLGDGREDLIIETLLSVKSRLAAMQGNSLVR